One window of Deltaproteobacteria bacterium genomic DNA carries:
- a CDS encoding ABC transporter substrate-binding protein, translated as MIRPIRWIGPIGLMFFVMFASVCHAQQLTRLKTSYSALTANMAAYWLAKEAKVFEKHGLSVDVVLIESGVTTVQALTAGETQIAMGGGTVAVSSNLAGSDIISISSIESRMPYALLTQKEIRSFEQLKGKRLAVSRFGSASDLAARLILQRYGLVPDKEVTILQTGGTSTRLSALSKKSVDATVLTPEFFQVGKKGGFTILTDPTQYDIPFPQLEVITTRSYVKAQTDIVTRYMRAIVEGIYMVKQNPEPSIAALRKYLKIDDREALEDVYKLYKELYQPIPHVSPAAIQTQLTWMAEKDSRAKAAKPEQFIDGTIMREIEKSGFATRLYQQK; from the coding sequence ATGATCCGACCGATCCGATGGATCGGACCGATCGGTCTGATGTTCTTTGTGATGTTCGCAAGCGTCTGCCACGCCCAGCAACTCACCCGCCTCAAGACCTCCTACAGCGCGCTCACCGCCAACATGGCGGCCTATTGGCTCGCCAAAGAAGCCAAAGTTTTCGAGAAGCACGGGCTCAGCGTTGACGTTGTGCTGATCGAAAGCGGCGTCACCACCGTGCAGGCGCTCACCGCCGGTGAAACGCAGATTGCCATGGGCGGCGGTACTGTGGCGGTCAGCAGCAATTTGGCCGGCAGCGACATTATCTCGATCTCTAGCATCGAAAGCCGCATGCCCTATGCGCTGCTGACGCAGAAGGAGATTCGTTCCTTCGAGCAACTGAAGGGCAAACGGCTGGCGGTATCGCGCTTTGGCAGCGCCTCCGATTTGGCCGCGCGGCTGATTCTGCAACGCTATGGCTTAGTGCCTGATAAAGAGGTGACGATTCTTCAAACCGGCGGCACCAGCACGCGCCTTTCTGCGCTGAGCAAAAAGAGCGTCGATGCCACGGTGCTGACGCCGGAATTTTTCCAAGTGGGCAAGAAGGGCGGCTTCACGATCCTCACCGACCCGACGCAGTACGATATCCCTTTCCCGCAGCTCGAGGTGATCACGACCCGCTCCTATGTAAAAGCGCAGACCGACATCGTGACCCGCTACATGCGCGCCATCGTTGAAGGCATCTACATGGTTAAACAAAACCCGGAGCCCTCGATTGCCGCCTTGAGAAAGTATCTCAAAATCGACGACCGCGAAGCGCTCGAAGACGTCTACAAGCTCTACAAAGAGTTATACCAGCCGATTCCGCATGTCTCCCCCGCCGCCATCCAAACCCAACTTACTTGGATGGCGGAAAAAGATTCGCGCGCCAAAGCCGCCAAGCCCGAGCAGTTCATCGACGGCACGATCATGCGTGAGATCGAGAAGAGCGGCTTCGCGACGAGACTCTACCAGCAGAAATAA
- a CDS encoding amidase has translation MSARALAQALRARAVSAREVMGAFLAQIERFNPKINAIVAKLPDEQCLALADEADRRLAGGESVGPLHGLPFAFKELDPAVGFPMTRGSLIFKGFMPQEDSVLAERLRRAGVIPIGKTNISEFGMGSHSYNAVYGKTLNPYDLTKSAGGSSGGAGAALAAGLLPLASGSDLGGSLRNPANFNNIVALRPTVGLVPAAPTALPFLGFTVKGPMARSVSDVAFLLSAMAGADGRDPLCYPSELNQFAQPLERDFKEVRVAWSLDLGGLPVDAQVRAVLAQQRKTFENLGCVVEDTCPDFSDADEVFLTLRAWHYFHTLGPLLEKHRRQMKPEAVWQIESGSRLSGAEVARAMARHGALLERLRQFFEKYEFLVCVVNQVPPFDATVDWPHAIDGIKMESYLDWMKSAYWITTTFGPAMSVPAGFSSNGLPVGIQIVGRHRMDFSVLQMAYAFEKSTGFGHTPPSMVLEK, from the coding sequence ATGAGCGCCCGCGCCCTGGCGCAGGCGCTGCGCGCGCGCGCAGTGAGCGCGCGCGAAGTGATGGGCGCTTTTCTCGCGCAAATCGAGCGCTTCAATCCAAAGATCAACGCCATCGTCGCCAAGCTGCCGGATGAGCAATGCCTCGCGCTGGCCGACGAAGCGGACCGGCGGCTCGCGGGCGGCGAAAGTGTTGGACCGCTGCACGGACTGCCGTTCGCCTTCAAAGAGCTGGATCCCGCCGTCGGCTTTCCGATGACGCGCGGCTCGCTGATTTTCAAAGGTTTCATGCCGCAGGAAGATTCCGTATTGGCCGAACGGCTGCGCCGCGCCGGCGTGATTCCCATCGGCAAGACCAACATTTCCGAGTTTGGCATGGGCTCGCACTCGTACAATGCTGTCTATGGCAAGACTCTTAATCCCTACGACTTGACCAAATCCGCAGGTGGGTCGAGCGGCGGCGCCGGGGCGGCGCTGGCGGCGGGTTTGCTGCCGCTAGCAAGCGGCAGCGATCTTGGGGGTTCGCTGCGCAATCCGGCCAATTTCAACAATATCGTTGCGCTGCGGCCGACGGTGGGGCTCGTGCCTGCAGCGCCCACCGCTCTGCCGTTTCTTGGCTTCACGGTGAAAGGACCGATGGCGCGCTCGGTCTCTGACGTGGCGTTTCTGCTGAGCGCGATGGCGGGCGCCGATGGGCGCGATCCGCTCTGTTATCCGTCCGAGCTGAATCAATTCGCTCAACCGCTGGAGCGTGATTTCAAAGAGGTGCGTGTCGCTTGGTCGCTCGATTTGGGCGGCTTGCCCGTGGACGCGCAGGTGCGCGCGGTTTTGGCACAGCAACGCAAGACGTTTGAAAATCTTGGCTGTGTGGTCGAAGACACTTGTCCGGATTTCTCTGACGCGGACGAGGTCTTTCTCACCCTGCGCGCGTGGCACTATTTTCACACACTTGGCCCGCTGCTCGAAAAGCACCGCCGGCAAATGAAACCGGAAGCGGTATGGCAGATAGAGTCGGGCAGCCGTTTAAGCGGCGCTGAGGTGGCGCGGGCGATGGCCCGACATGGCGCCTTGCTCGAGCGCCTGCGCCAGTTCTTCGAGAAATATGAATTTCTCGTTTGCGTTGTGAATCAAGTGCCGCCCTTCGACGCAACGGTCGATTGGCCCCATGCAATCGACGGCATCAAGATGGAGAGTTATCTGGACTGGATGAAATCGGCCTACTGGATCACGACGACGTTCGGTCCCGCCATGTCAGTTCCCGCTGGATTTAGCTCAAACGGGCTCCCCGTGGGCATCCAAATCGTTGGCCGCCATCGGATGGATTTTTCCGTGCTCCAAATGGCGTACGCTTTCGAAAAATCCACCGGGTTTGGTCATACCCCTCCATCGATGGTCTTGGAAAAGTAA
- a CDS encoding pyridoxamine 5'-phosphate oxidase family protein, with protein MSSSFQAKFGYPAERTAGKVRPTMHPWIQDFIRHSPFCVMATSNTDGDCDASPKGGKPGFAKVLNAKPLFLPDVAGNKLFHGYGNIESNPKVGLIFFIPGVGNTVRINGRVKIVDRSDMNGAQLEVFNADKNAEILQGLLIDVEQAYSHCPRALKFSKLWDVEEITKNEGTPPVGVKEPGI; from the coding sequence ATGTCATCTAGTTTTCAAGCAAAGTTCGGTTACCCTGCGGAACGCACCGCGGGCAAAGTCCGCCCGACCATGCACCCGTGGATTCAGGACTTTATCCGCCATTCCCCCTTCTGTGTCATGGCGACTAGCAATACCGACGGCGATTGTGACGCCTCACCCAAGGGCGGTAAACCAGGTTTCGCCAAGGTGTTGAACGCCAAGCCGCTATTTCTCCCCGACGTCGCAGGCAACAAGTTGTTTCATGGCTATGGCAACATCGAGAGTAATCCCAAAGTCGGCCTGATTTTCTTCATACCGGGTGTTGGCAACACGGTGCGGATCAATGGCCGGGTCAAGATCGTCGATCGCAGCGACATGAACGGCGCGCAGCTCGAAGTTTTCAACGCCGACAAGAATGCCGAGATCCTGCAAGGCTTGTTGATCGATGTGGAGCAAGCCTACAGCCACTGCCCGCGCGCACTTAAGTTCTCTAAACTATGGGACGTTGAAGAGATCACGAAAAATGAGGGCACGCCGCCGGTGGGGGTGAAGGAGCCGGGGATCTAA
- a CDS encoding TIR domain-containing protein, translating to MSRFFISYARVDAVGVDAIVRALEFLGHDVWIDRELVGGHRWWDAILDNIRRADVFVAALSVDSLESKACREELGYARALGKVTLPILVGDLGAKGLPADLAAIRFVDYRVPEERAALALAKAVGALPPPMPLSNPLPVPPELGAIQDPSDNSSIGPGLGRPGSVWFCRLVSACAIFFFVMPIAIIGGAMIMLMIAGMMGVDSKEMSPRWTLAGTVLVGWFLWRYISPRLKSASAKLLSRWRIRSATSFLMKSESRKTGRA from the coding sequence ATGTCACGCTTCTTCATTAGCTATGCGCGAGTCGATGCAGTGGGTGTCGACGCTATCGTCCGCGCTTTAGAGTTTCTCGGCCACGATGTCTGGATCGATCGCGAGCTGGTCGGTGGTCACAGGTGGTGGGATGCGATACTCGACAATATTCGCCGCGCCGATGTGTTTGTGGCTGCGCTGTCGGTGGACTCTCTTGAGTCAAAAGCTTGTCGTGAAGAATTGGGGTACGCGCGGGCATTGGGGAAGGTTACATTGCCAATCTTAGTTGGCGACCTTGGGGCGAAAGGTCTGCCCGCCGATTTGGCGGCGATCCGATTCGTCGACTATCGTGTACCGGAGGAACGAGCCGCATTGGCGCTAGCGAAAGCGGTCGGCGCTTTGCCGCCACCCATGCCGTTGTCTAATCCTTTGCCGGTTCCTCCGGAGCTCGGAGCGATTCAAGATCCGAGTGACAATTCGAGTATCGGCCCGGGGCTAGGCCGCCCGGGAAGTGTCTGGTTTTGCCGGCTTGTCTCAGCGTGTGCGATCTTTTTCTTTGTCATGCCGATCGCGATCATAGGAGGCGCTATGATCATGCTTATGATCGCGGGCATGATGGGTGTAGATTCAAAGGAGATGTCACCGCGTTGGACCTTGGCGGGGACGGTGCTAGTCGGATGGTTTTTGTGGCGATACATTTCACCGCGTCTGAAAAGCGCGTCGGCGAAGCTATTGTCTCGGTGGCGCATCCGCAGCGCAACGTCGTTCCTTATGAAGTCCGAGTCGCGCAAAACCGGCCGAGCCTGA
- the nbaC gene encoding 3-hydroxyanthranilate 3,4-dioxygenase, which yields MDFLSTYNLKKWVAENQSFFNPPLRTNKLLVSHKDFLVMILRGPNTRLDFHIQPGDEFFYQVQGEMELVVKPQGERRQNVRIKEGEIFVLPGGMPHSPRRFDNTWGLVIERKRKADEKEEFAWFCESCDEVVLSRPVSQGNIPEQVTAVYSEFNANAALRTCKSCGYVFPETPMAERLTFLDDKK from the coding sequence ATGGATTTTCTCTCTACGTACAATCTGAAGAAATGGGTGGCGGAAAACCAATCGTTTTTCAATCCGCCGTTGCGGACCAATAAGTTGCTGGTTAGCCATAAAGATTTTCTCGTCATGATCCTGCGCGGGCCGAATACACGGCTCGATTTTCATATTCAACCCGGCGACGAATTTTTCTATCAAGTGCAAGGCGAGATGGAGCTGGTGGTGAAACCACAGGGAGAGCGGCGGCAGAATGTTCGCATCAAAGAAGGGGAGATTTTCGTGCTGCCCGGTGGCATGCCCCATTCGCCGCGCCGTTTTGACAACACCTGGGGTCTAGTGATCGAGCGCAAGCGCAAAGCCGATGAGAAGGAGGAGTTCGCCTGGTTTTGCGAAAGCTGCGACGAGGTGGTGTTGTCGCGTCCGGTGAGTCAGGGAAATATTCCCGAACAGGTCACCGCGGTCTATAGCGAGTTCAACGCTAACGCGGCTTTGCGCACGTGCAAATCGTGTGGCTATGTGTTTCCGGAAACACCGATGGCCGAACGGCTCACCTTTCTCGACGACAAGAAATAA
- a CDS encoding iron-containing redox enzyme family protein, producing MSRFDFDRVEPYGQDEFIGMVKAEALDRNARLDHPYVKLLVDGKLTREQLIDFAKQDYQLKKVPSWWSAQRITNCLTIADQKAISKAFSEEMGGTGDRFTGHQAMYLQFGEALGLRAEDLEHAPVLPSTILAVTMLMHINKYRSTPEGLASGSVLGEQTNVRVAKMFVPAFEKHYGLPREKLIWFLEHIEADEGHGGMGEEFVHKYSKTKDMQNKIWDTIIRTKSVWWIFFDGLYSAQITGTNLPRYTIGKDLPEFFPNEPY from the coding sequence ATGTCGCGATTTGATTTTGACAGAGTGGAACCCTACGGCCAGGACGAGTTCATCGGCATGGTCAAGGCCGAAGCCTTGGACCGCAACGCCCGTTTGGATCACCCGTATGTAAAACTATTGGTGGATGGCAAATTGACCCGCGAACAATTGATCGATTTCGCCAAGCAGGATTACCAACTGAAAAAAGTTCCAAGCTGGTGGTCGGCGCAGCGGATCACCAACTGCCTGACCATCGCCGATCAGAAGGCGATCTCAAAGGCCTTTAGTGAAGAAATGGGTGGCACGGGCGACCGGTTTACCGGCCATCAAGCTATGTACCTTCAATTTGGCGAAGCGCTCGGTTTGCGTGCCGAGGATTTGGAACACGCGCCGGTGTTGCCGTCAACGATTTTGGCCGTGACGATGCTGATGCACATCAACAAATATCGCAGCACACCGGAAGGGCTCGCCTCGGGCAGCGTGCTCGGCGAGCAGACCAATGTGCGCGTGGCAAAAATGTTCGTGCCCGCCTTTGAGAAGCACTACGGTTTGCCGCGCGAGAAGCTGATCTGGTTCCTTGAGCATATCGAAGCCGATGAAGGCCATGGCGGCATGGGCGAAGAGTTCGTGCACAAATATTCCAAAACCAAAGACATGCAGAATAAGATTTGGGACACGATTATTCGGACCAAGTCTGTTTGGTGGATTTTCTTTGACGGTCTTTATTCGGCGCAAATCACGGGAACTAATTTGCCGCGGTATACAATCGGCAAGGACCTTCCCGAGTTCTTTCCCAACGAACCGTATTGA